The Procambarus clarkii isolate CNS0578487 chromosome 37, FALCON_Pclarkii_2.0, whole genome shotgun sequence genome window below encodes:
- the LOC123765866 gene encoding uncharacterized protein has translation MYSHSSTSILQQTGRIQGVARPCCSDRALRITIYVLGALCLVCWACCIAATMANCGVASYTLYGSFISIPVDVGYIYVTCRIIFLISGSMTVTPEVLVDLQRLNARLVTFIVVGVSVFITGCVWYADKPPWYANYNAYEVFFITAFGFLLAVIVVGLSAGLHDQYQKQVAGTGLPVINESPQQYAPDQEIPLQQHIQRAPYAHSYPRYPPPPVPKPEAYYPSR, from the exons ATTCTACAACAGACGGGGAGGATCCAGGGGGTCGCCAGGCCTTGTTGCTCAGACAGGGCTCTCAGAATCACCATCTACGTCCTGGGAGCTCTTTGTCTG GTTTGCTGGGCCTGCTGCATCGCCGCTACCATGGCAAATTGTGGAGTAGCAA GCTACACACTCTATGGATCCTTCATCTCCATTCCGGTCGACGTGGGTTACATCTACGTCACTTGTCGCATCATCTTCCTCATCTCG GGTAGCATGACGGTGACGCCAGAGGTGCTGGTGGACCTCCAGAGACTCAACGCTCGCCTGGTCACCTTCATCGTCGTGGGCGTGTCCGTGTTTATCACCGGCTGTGTTTGGTATGCTGATAAGCCCCCGTGGTATGCCAACTATAACGCCTACGAAGTCTTCTTCATCACTGCTTTTGGCTTCCTGCTGGCCGTCATAGTAGTGGGCCTCTCCGCGGGCCTTCACGACCAG tacCAGAAACAGGTGGCTGGGACCGGGCTCCCAGTGATCAACGAGAGTCCTCAACAGTATGCACCAGATCAGGAAATCCCTCTACAGCAGCACATCCAGAGGGCCCCTTATGCTCACAGCTACCCTCGCTACCCACCTCCTCCCGTGCCCAAACCAGAGGCGTACTATCCATCTCGCTAA